TAATACACCACCTGTAAAGCACAGCTGATGACATGGCAATCTTCCATAATTGCAAGCTATTTGATGAGGAATTTCACTACCCACATGTTATCGTTAAGGTTTACATTATAGCAGGACTAGTAGTCATTCCCTCCAACTGGATGTGGAAAAATAAAGGCATGGAAATCATCCACCTACCAACTCTGAAACCCAAATCCATGTTTCCCTAAGCTATCATATCTTGAAAAACTAACAAGATAACTTGGTTCAGAACCTATCATATCTTGAAAAACTAACAGGATAACTTGGTTCAGACCACGCAGTTTCTGTTTTCAAATTTCTGCAGAGAAATTTCCAGTAGAAAACCACATATAAGTTAACCAATCACTTTCTTTAAATACATTTTCCCTTCTGTCTTTAAAGCCCTGTATATAATCCTTTTCATTCTATGTTGGAATAGAAAGTTATTAATAGATGAGATTTTATGAGAATGGTTCTTCCTAATATTCCTAGTCGTAAAGAAAGATTTCTTTTCTCGATGTGAAATATAAATTACCTTTGCAGTCTATAAAACACTTATAGTATCTCTAATGTCTGGATAAAAGATGTTATGGCCAGAGATTCTCCACCTAAAACCTTCTTTTATCAATCACTTTAGATCTGATGAATGCAATCAATCATGGGGAGCAACCTTGAACTAATCATGCGAGTTACAGAAGCCAACCATTAATTTCAATCACATAGGATAAAGCACAACTCCATACAGAATGCATTGTCATCTACTCTGGCAAGCATAACATGCCACTGAAAGAACTACTCTGTATTGGCATACAATAAGCACCTCTGTTCAATATCTATGTGCTAGAGCATCCATTACTTTTCACGTGTTTATGAAATTCTAATGCCAATTAGATATTGGACGAGACCACTCATGATATTTAATGAAAACCTTAGTGTAAGGAAATAGAAATGAACAGcctacaaaaacataaacataaaaacttcaataaaaaaaaatgcaattaacAATCCTGTAGgtaatgcaaaaaacaaaaaggattcaacattaacaagaaAAGACACAATACATGTCTCCTCACAGTTTACTTCTTTCAACGTACCACCATCTTATATATCTTTTCTACTAATTATTTGCAGCAACATGAAAGGACATATACCTCAGGGATTGGTTGTTGAATTACAGATTCAACAGCAATAACCATAGCTTGCACAAAATCATCACCTCCTGTACCTATTGCAGTAAATCCTCTAACTGTTGGATATGAGTTTACCTGGAAGGTAAATAATACTACTGTTCAGATGCCAAATTTGTACGAGTTTGACAAACACATAAGAACAGTGTCTACAAGATCATAACTTCATAGACCACGCATAATAAAAATCTAGACTCTAAAGTGTAACAAAATCAATAtctgttattaatattatttgacaTGGAATAGAGGTTGAATacgaaaacaaaataaagaatattgtctaacaagtaataaaatcaataagCTAACAAAGAAAGGGAATGATAATCGAAAGAGGTCAAGCATCTGTACCTTCTTATCCAAAGCAAGCCATTCATTAGTAGAATCATCTGCTACCGTACCACCAATAACCACATTTGTGGTTTGTCCAACCCTCCCTTCTGTCCTTGATACCTCTGTATCATCAACAGAAGTTTCTATCAATACGTGACCGTATGCTTCACACAAATTATAACAAGACCAAATGGAATACATCAGGAATTAGCTGAAAGCATTGATATCCATTAACCCTTGGCATATAAAAACTTCGCAACAAATTCAATTAACCCGGAACTCTCCAAAATAGCAGtactaataaaatataagaaataaataattgggAAAACACATTTGGCTATCATGAATTAaagcataataataatactaaaaaaaattaaataggacaGTCAGAAGAAATGTAGTAACAGAGAAATAAACTCCTCCGGTTACATTACATCACATTCCCTTGTTTCTAACAAAATAATTGTCAGTCTAATTATAATTGGAACTTAAATCCATTTAACTAAATGACTACAGTTTATcatgctaaaaattaaaatgccagacaaattcaattcaaatacCCAGAAGgccagagaagaagaagaagaagtagacaAACCAGAAATAGCTTTGAGCACAGCTTCTTGAGGGGGGTCTTGATCCTGGTCAtcttcattgttgttgttgttattataagAGCAGAAACAATTAGCATGAGTGGGTCTTGGTCTTCCAAAGTGATGAAATTCAGGAGACCTAATGCTTGGTGTCTTACTGGTTGAAACTCCAACGGTTTTTCTCGATGAGAGAGAATAATAGATGATGGTTCGGTTTTGATGGAGAGGAATCATCCATGGCTCTGTTGTCAAAACAGAACGCAGCACACTCGTGCACgccatttcttttcttgttgttgttttgatgATTACGGAGAATTAGCGTTAGAATTTTGTGTTTTGGGGCTATTTATATATTATCTGTGTTGTTGGGTTTAAGGCTTTTAAACTGTCTGTTCAATTAGCCAGATTTTTTCTCTATCTTTCGATGACGTGGCTACTCTGGATGGAACAAGGGCTGCTTCCGCCATGCTTGTTAAACTCGGTCTAAAGATgacttgaattaaattttaatttaaatagaaaaataactgACATGACTAAATTCGatttatctaattaaatctTACCTaaattccatatatatatatatatattcaagtagtctagataattttattaatcaattgttcctattaattttatttattctctccTATCAAGATAGTCGATAATTTATACTTGGTGTTTATTAGGTTAAAGTAACTTGTAATTAATAcctataaaagattatttttttatggggataAGActctttgatatttatataaatatttatttaaaaaatatatataataatattctaaaaGAGAGATGctttaaaaatatgtatatatagtaaaaaatgaagtttgtaaaccttttattttgaatgtctcatgatatattta
This genomic interval from Populus alba chromosome 1, ASM523922v2, whole genome shotgun sequence contains the following:
- the LOC118061023 gene encoding uncharacterized protein → MACTSVLRSVLTTEPWMIPLHQNRTIIYYSLSSRKTVGVSTSKTPSIRSPEFHHFGRPRPTHANCFCSYNNNNNNEDDQDQDPPQEAVLKAISEVSRTEGRVGQTTNVVIGGTVADDSTNEWLALDKKVNSYPTVRGFTAIGTGGDDFVQAMVIAVESVIQQPIPEGRVRQKVSSRGKYVSVNIGPVQVVSSEQVQAVYNAMRRDDRMKYFL